A section of the Vibrio vulnificus CMCP6 genome encodes:
- a CDS encoding phosphatase PAP2 family protein yields the protein MKSINTLRLPIQRIADFDFALSSFCLKHRFNYQVATISKAISHSGDGHLYALIGLAAWLAIPSLGTWFLLCGLLAFVIELPIYWGLKNSFKRRRPEEYSAYLPAFITPSDRYSLPSGHTAAGFVMATITSYFFPELTWFAFSWATLIGLSRILLGVHFFSDIVIGALLGHACATLALILVME from the coding sequence ATGAAATCGATCAACACGCTGCGTCTGCCGATACAACGTATTGCAGACTTTGACTTTGCGCTTTCTAGCTTTTGCTTAAAACATAGATTCAATTACCAAGTGGCAACCATCAGCAAAGCGATTTCCCACAGTGGCGATGGGCACCTTTACGCCTTGATTGGACTGGCCGCATGGCTGGCTATTCCTTCACTAGGAACGTGGTTTTTGCTCTGTGGTTTGCTGGCCTTTGTCATCGAGTTGCCCATTTATTGGGGGCTCAAAAACAGTTTCAAGCGCCGTCGCCCAGAAGAGTACAGTGCCTATTTGCCCGCTTTTATCACCCCTTCAGATCGCTACAGTTTGCCCTCTGGTCACACCGCCGCAGGGTTTGTCATGGCCACCATCACAAGTTACTTCTTCCCAGAGTTGACATGGTTTGCGTTTAGCTGGGCGACCCTGATCGGGTTGTCACGCATTTTACTGGGCGTGCATTTTTTTAGTGACATTGTGATTGGTGCTCTGCTCGGTCATGCCTGTGCCACTTTGGCCTTGATTCTTGTGATGGAGTGA
- a CDS encoding SH3 domain-containing protein: MSNKSAWYAVLTLSCWTLLGCQSTSTERKVSSVSSAQLSKNAEVLQQQLELTLSSQEQKTFLTAMATLLESESSEMAGGEEKEGLKASQWRIASSDPKTKTFLVGTDVYPGVTLKGELSLLDLPFSATTVVNLRSAPSAKSNKVGQLQTGDVFIALAKVPGAPWLLVERQGMIEGYVHQGYVQSRIEPRDILSVKPNAALTPKTRSASQKILWTGSYQCRDLQYQLNGANQARSGNLMACRKDKNIWYIQSIDPS; this comes from the coding sequence ATGTCTAATAAATCGGCTTGGTATGCAGTGTTAACATTGAGCTGCTGGACGTTACTTGGCTGTCAATCAACCAGTACCGAAAGAAAAGTAAGCAGTGTCTCTTCGGCACAATTATCTAAAAATGCAGAAGTATTACAACAGCAGCTTGAGTTGACGTTGAGCTCTCAGGAACAGAAAACCTTCCTAACCGCAATGGCGACTTTGTTGGAAAGCGAGAGTTCTGAAATGGCTGGTGGGGAGGAGAAAGAAGGGTTGAAGGCGTCACAATGGCGTATTGCTTCTTCTGATCCTAAAACCAAAACGTTTCTTGTCGGGACTGACGTTTACCCCGGAGTAACATTAAAAGGGGAACTGTCTCTACTGGATTTGCCATTCAGTGCCACCACGGTGGTTAACCTACGCTCAGCTCCATCTGCGAAATCAAATAAAGTAGGGCAGCTGCAAACGGGAGATGTCTTCATCGCGTTGGCAAAAGTCCCCGGCGCACCTTGGTTGTTAGTCGAGAGACAGGGAATGATTGAAGGCTATGTACATCAAGGTTATGTGCAAAGCCGTATCGAACCGCGTGACATTTTATCGGTGAAGCCCAATGCAGCATTAACGCCGAAAACCCGATCAGCAAGCCAAAAAATATTGTGGACAGGCAGTTATCAATGTCGTGATTTACAGTATCAGCTCAATGGTGCCAATCAGGCTCGCTCAGGCAATTTGATGGCATGTCGAAAAGACAAAAACATTTGGTATATACAGTCAATCGATCCCAGTTAA
- the leuA gene encoding 2-isopropylmalate synthase encodes MNDQVIIFDTTLRDGEQALSASLTVKEKLQIAYALERLGVDVIEAGFPVSSPGDFESVQTIARNIKNSRVCALSRAVEKDIDAAAEALKVAEAFRIHTFISTSTIHVQDKLRRSYDDVVEMGVRAVKHARKYTDDVEFSCEDAGRTPIDNLCRMVEAAINAGARTINIPDTVGYTVPSEFGGIIQTLFNRVPNIDKAIISVHCHDDLGMSVANSIAAVQAGARQVEGTINGIGERAGNCSLEEIAMIIKTRQELLGVRTGINHEEIHRTSKLVSQLCNMPIQANKAIVGANAFSHSSGIHQDGMLKNKNTYEIMTPESIGLKNQALNLTSRSGRAAVKSHMDAMGYKEDEYNLDALYQDFLKLADRKGQVFDYDLEALMHFSNLREEDDYYKLNYLSVQSGSVMATTSIKLLCGDEEKCEAAVGNGPVDALYQCIYRLTGYDIVLDKFDLTAKGEGEDGLGQADIIANYKGRKYHGTGISTDIVEASGQALLHVINSIHRADEIAEMKQKKIATV; translated from the coding sequence ATGAACGATCAGGTAATTATATTCGACACCACGTTACGTGATGGCGAACAAGCGTTATCAGCGAGCCTAACGGTAAAAGAGAAGTTGCAGATTGCTTATGCGCTTGAACGACTTGGCGTTGATGTGATCGAAGCAGGCTTCCCGGTTTCTTCTCCTGGTGATTTTGAGTCCGTACAAACCATCGCTCGTAATATTAAAAACAGCCGCGTATGTGCCCTTTCTCGCGCCGTAGAAAAAGACATTGATGCCGCCGCTGAAGCCTTGAAAGTGGCAGAAGCATTTCGTATCCACACTTTTATTTCCACCTCGACCATTCACGTGCAAGACAAATTACGTCGTAGCTACGATGATGTCGTTGAAATGGGCGTTAGAGCAGTAAAACATGCTCGCAAATACACGGACGATGTGGAATTTTCTTGCGAAGATGCCGGACGTACGCCTATCGACAATCTTTGCCGCATGGTAGAAGCCGCGATAAATGCGGGCGCGCGTACCATCAATATCCCAGACACCGTGGGCTACACCGTACCAAGCGAATTTGGCGGCATTATCCAAACCCTATTTAACCGCGTACCGAACATCGACAAAGCGATCATTTCAGTTCACTGTCACGATGATTTAGGCATGTCTGTCGCCAACTCCATTGCTGCTGTTCAAGCTGGAGCTCGTCAGGTCGAAGGGACAATCAATGGCATTGGTGAACGAGCGGGTAACTGCTCTCTAGAAGAGATCGCCATGATCATCAAAACTCGTCAAGAGTTACTAGGGGTTCGAACAGGCATCAACCACGAAGAAATCCATCGTACCAGTAAGTTGGTCAGCCAACTTTGCAACATGCCAATCCAAGCCAATAAAGCCATTGTCGGTGCCAATGCCTTTAGCCACTCTTCCGGTATCCACCAAGATGGCATGCTAAAGAATAAGAACACTTACGAAATCATGACGCCTGAGTCGATTGGCCTGAAGAACCAAGCGCTGAACCTAACCAGTCGCAGTGGCCGTGCTGCGGTGAAGAGCCACATGGATGCCATGGGCTATAAGGAAGATGAGTACAACTTAGATGCGCTATACCAAGATTTCCTAAAACTAGCGGATCGCAAAGGACAAGTCTTCGACTATGACCTAGAAGCACTGATGCACTTCTCTAACCTGCGCGAAGAAGATGATTATTACAAGCTGAACTACCTAAGCGTGCAATCAGGCAGCGTGATGGCGACCACCAGCATTAAACTGTTGTGTGGCGATGAAGAGAAATGCGAAGCAGCCGTTGGTAATGGTCCTGTCGATGCGTTATACCAATGTATCTACCGTCTGACGGGCTACGACATCGTATTGGACAAGTTCGATCTCACTGCCAAAGGGGAAGGTGAAGACGGCTTAGGCCAAGCAGACATTATCGCCAATTACAAAGGCCGTAAGTACCACGGTACGGGTATCTCAACGGATATCGTTGAAGCATCAGGTCAGGCATTGCTGCACGTTATCAACAGCATTCATCGTGCCGACGAAATTGCCGAAATGAAACAGAAAAAGATCGCAACCGTATAA
- the leuB gene encoding 3-isopropylmalate dehydrogenase: MTDKTYKIAVLPGDGIGPEVMAQAHKVLDAIEKKHAIHFEREEHDVGGIAIDNHGCPLPQSTVTACEESDAVLFGSVGGPKWEHLPPNDQPERGALLPLRKHFQLFCNLRPAQIHSGLEAFSPLRADISGRGFDIVVVRELTGGIYFGQPKGREGEGANEKAYDTEIYHRFEIERIAKIAFESARLRRKKVCSIDKANVLQSSILWREVVEELAKDYPDVELSHMYIDNATMQLIKDPAQFDVMLCSNIFGDIISDECAMITGSMGMLPSASLNESKFGLYEPAGGSAPDIAGKNIANPVAQILSAALMLRYSLGEEAAAQDIENAVSQALAAGELTADLAGDKPALSTAEMGDKIAQYILNS, encoded by the coding sequence ATGACAGACAAAACTTACAAAATCGCCGTTTTACCTGGCGATGGTATTGGCCCAGAAGTAATGGCTCAAGCACACAAAGTGCTGGATGCGATTGAGAAAAAACACGCGATTCACTTCGAACGTGAAGAGCACGACGTTGGTGGTATTGCGATAGATAATCATGGCTGCCCACTCCCCCAAAGCACGGTGACCGCATGTGAAGAGTCAGACGCGGTGCTGTTTGGTTCAGTAGGCGGCCCTAAGTGGGAACATTTGCCACCTAACGACCAACCAGAGCGTGGCGCGCTCCTACCGCTACGTAAGCACTTCCAGCTGTTTTGCAACCTTCGCCCTGCTCAAATTCACAGTGGCTTAGAAGCATTTTCACCATTGCGTGCCGACATCTCGGGCCGTGGTTTTGATATTGTCGTCGTGCGTGAGCTAACGGGTGGTATCTATTTCGGTCAACCCAAAGGCCGTGAAGGTGAAGGCGCCAACGAAAAAGCGTACGACACAGAAATTTATCACCGCTTTGAAATTGAACGCATTGCGAAGATTGCCTTCGAGTCGGCTCGCCTACGCCGCAAGAAAGTGTGCTCTATCGACAAAGCCAATGTACTGCAAAGTTCTATCTTATGGCGTGAAGTCGTCGAAGAGCTCGCTAAAGACTACCCAGATGTTGAGCTATCGCATATGTACATCGACAACGCAACGATGCAGTTGATCAAAGATCCTGCGCAGTTTGACGTCATGCTTTGTTCTAACATCTTTGGCGACATTATTTCGGACGAGTGTGCAATGATCACGGGTTCCATGGGCATGTTGCCATCAGCAAGCCTAAACGAAAGCAAATTCGGCCTGTATGAACCTGCAGGTGGCAGTGCGCCTGACATCGCAGGGAAAAACATCGCTAACCCGGTCGCGCAAATCCTTTCAGCCGCTCTCATGCTACGTTATAGCCTTGGTGAAGAGGCCGCAGCACAAGACATTGAAAACGCGGTTTCTCAAGCGCTAGCCGCCGGTGAACTGACTGCCGATCTTGCCGGTGACAAACCAGCACTATCGACCGCTGAAATGGGCGATAAGATCGCACAATACATTCTAAATTCATAA
- the leuC gene encoding 3-isopropylmalate dehydratase large subunit, with the protein MGKTLYEKVYEAHVAVAAEGETPILYIDRHLVHEVTSPQAFDGLREKGRQVRQVSKTFATMDHNVSTTTKDINASGEMARIQMETLIKNCQEFGVTLYDINHKYQGIVHVMGPELGITLPGMTIVCGDSHTATHGAFGSLAFGIGTSEVEHVLATQTLKQARAKTMKIEVQGKVADGITAKDIVLAIIGKTTAAGGTGYVVEFCGEAITDLSMEGRMTVCNMAIELGAKAGLIAPDQTTFDYIKGRKFAPTGADWDAAVEYWKTLKTDEDAKFDAVVTLNAADIKPQVTWGTNPGQVIAVDEPIPAPESFSDPVEKASAEKALAYMGLEAGKSLSEYKVDKVFVGSCTNSRIEDMRAAAVVAKGRKVASHVQALIVPGSEQVKAQAEAEGLDVIFKEAGFEWRLPGCSMCLAMNNDRLGPHERCASTSNRNFEGRQGRDGRTHLVSPAMAAAAAIAGHFVDIRDWK; encoded by the coding sequence ATGGGCAAAACACTATACGAAAAAGTTTATGAAGCACACGTCGCGGTTGCCGCAGAAGGTGAGACGCCGATCCTATATATCGACCGTCATTTAGTGCATGAAGTGACTTCTCCACAAGCGTTTGATGGCTTACGTGAAAAGGGGCGCCAAGTGCGTCAAGTGAGCAAAACGTTCGCGACCATGGATCATAACGTATCCACCACCACCAAAGACATAAATGCGTCTGGTGAAATGGCCCGTATTCAGATGGAAACCCTGATCAAAAACTGTCAGGAATTCGGCGTCACCTTGTACGACATCAACCATAAATATCAAGGCATTGTGCATGTTATGGGGCCAGAATTGGGCATCACTTTACCAGGCATGACCATTGTCTGTGGTGATTCTCACACCGCAACACACGGTGCGTTTGGTTCGCTGGCATTTGGTATTGGTACTTCTGAAGTCGAGCACGTGCTGGCAACACAAACCCTTAAGCAAGCGCGCGCCAAAACCATGAAAATCGAAGTTCAAGGCAAAGTCGCTGACGGTATCACCGCCAAGGACATCGTCCTTGCCATCATTGGCAAAACCACCGCAGCGGGTGGAACGGGCTATGTGGTGGAGTTCTGTGGTGAAGCAATTACAGACCTTTCCATGGAAGGCCGCATGACCGTGTGCAATATGGCAATTGAGTTGGGTGCCAAAGCAGGCTTGATCGCACCAGACCAGACCACCTTCGACTACATCAAAGGTCGTAAATTCGCGCCAACTGGCGCAGATTGGGATGCGGCGGTTGAATACTGGAAAACACTCAAAACCGATGAAGACGCTAAATTTGATGCCGTGGTGACGCTAAACGCTGCCGATATCAAACCTCAAGTGACTTGGGGCACGAACCCAGGCCAGGTGATTGCCGTGGATGAGCCCATTCCAGCACCAGAAAGCTTCAGCGATCCCGTTGAAAAAGCGTCCGCTGAAAAAGCACTGGCGTACATGGGACTGGAAGCAGGTAAATCGCTGTCCGAATACAAAGTCGACAAAGTCTTTGTCGGCTCTTGCACAAACTCACGTATCGAAGATATGCGCGCCGCCGCTGTCGTCGCCAAAGGGCGCAAAGTGGCATCACACGTTCAAGCGCTGATTGTTCCGGGGTCTGAGCAAGTCAAAGCGCAAGCCGAAGCCGAAGGTTTGGATGTCATTTTCAAAGAAGCGGGTTTTGAATGGCGCCTACCTGGTTGCTCTATGTGCCTGGCAATGAACAATGATCGTCTAGGGCCACATGAGCGCTGTGCGTCAACGTCAAACCGTAACTTTGAAGGCCGCCAAGGTCGTGATGGTCGTACGCATCTAGTCAGTCCAGCCATGGCTGCCGCGGCGGCAATTGCTGGTCATTTTGTTGATATTCGAGATTGGAAATAA
- the leuD gene encoding 3-isopropylmalate dehydratase small subunit: MQGFKQHTGLVVPLDAANVDTDAIIPKQFLQKVSRLGFGKHLFHDWRFLDDAGEQPNPEFVMNHARYQGASILLARENFGCGSSREHAPWALADYGIRAMIAPSFADIFYSNSINNQMVPVRLTEQEVDELFQYVQATEGAQIEVDLEALKVRANDKEYSFGIDDFRRHCLLNGLDHIGLTLQHEDKIAAFEADIPAFLR; the protein is encoded by the coding sequence ATGCAAGGTTTTAAACAACACACCGGTTTGGTGGTTCCTCTTGATGCGGCGAACGTGGATACCGATGCGATCATTCCCAAGCAGTTTCTACAAAAAGTCTCTCGCTTAGGTTTTGGCAAACACCTCTTCCATGATTGGCGTTTTCTTGATGATGCGGGCGAACAACCCAATCCAGAATTTGTCATGAACCACGCGCGTTACCAAGGTGCCTCTATCCTGCTGGCACGAGAGAACTTCGGTTGTGGCTCTTCACGTGAGCACGCCCCTTGGGCACTGGCTGACTATGGCATTCGTGCGATGATTGCACCGAGTTTTGCCGATATTTTCTACAGCAACTCGATCAATAACCAAATGGTGCCTGTTCGTTTAACCGAACAAGAAGTCGATGAACTGTTCCAATATGTGCAAGCGACGGAAGGGGCACAAATCGAAGTGGATCTTGAAGCGTTGAAAGTGCGCGCAAATGACAAAGAATACTCATTTGGGATCGATGACTTTCGCCGTCACTGTTTGTTGAATGGTTTAGACCACATTGGTTTGACCCTACAACATGAGGACAAGATCGCCGCTTTTGAAGCAGATATTCCCGCGTTTCTGCGCTAA
- a CDS encoding DUF547 domain-containing protein: protein MRRYLLLIFTLFSVASYAAPKSDLWPYWQPSDEQSTIKVSHQAWQTLLDHYLIRQGENTLFRYAQVSTQDHQALKQYLATLAKQNPLTLNRAEQYAYWVNLYNAITVDLILDNYPLKSITKLGGLFSFGPWNEEVITINSKPLTLNDIEHRILRPIWNDPRTHYAVNCASLGCPNLQPQAFTTDNTPALLDAAAKEFINSAKGVSRQGNKAQLSSIYDWFADDFGGKAGLFSHIGRYAPQYQDFSGQIEYDYDWNLNQAQ from the coding sequence ATGCGACGATATTTACTGCTGATTTTCACCTTATTTTCTGTTGCGAGTTACGCGGCACCAAAGTCGGATCTTTGGCCATATTGGCAACCATCCGACGAGCAAAGCACCATCAAAGTGTCTCATCAAGCTTGGCAAACACTACTCGATCACTATTTGATTCGCCAAGGCGAAAATACACTTTTTCGCTATGCCCAAGTGTCGACACAAGACCATCAGGCCCTTAAGCAATACCTTGCTACGCTGGCTAAGCAAAATCCGCTGACGCTCAACCGCGCAGAGCAATATGCCTATTGGGTGAATCTCTACAATGCGATTACCGTTGATCTTATCCTCGACAATTATCCGCTCAAGTCTATTACCAAGTTAGGCGGTTTGTTTAGCTTTGGACCGTGGAATGAAGAAGTCATCACCATCAATAGTAAGCCGTTAACGCTCAACGACATCGAACATCGTATCTTGCGCCCTATCTGGAATGATCCACGCACCCATTATGCGGTCAACTGCGCCAGCCTAGGTTGTCCTAACCTGCAACCACAAGCCTTTACAACCGATAACACACCAGCTTTGCTCGATGCGGCAGCGAAAGAGTTTATCAATAGTGCCAAAGGCGTATCACGACAAGGTAATAAAGCGCAGCTCTCTTCCATATACGATTGGTTTGCGGATGATTTTGGTGGAAAAGCGGGATTATTTTCCCACATTGGCCGCTATGCGCCACAGTATCAAGATTTTTCTGGTCAAATCGAGTACGACTATGACTGGAATCTCAACCAAGCCCAATAA
- the djlA gene encoding co-chaperone DjlA, whose amino-acid sequence MQIFGKILGAFFGFLFGGVFGALFGLFIGHQFDKARRLSQAGFKTAGFGQGPSQAQRQEEFFKSAFAVMGHVAKAKGQVTKEEIQLASAMMDRMSLHGEQRRAAQDAFREGKERDFPLEQVLERVKIATSGRFDLLQFFLELQISAAFADGDVHPSERNVLHKIARGLGFSSEQLERRLQMQEAAFRFQRQGGFGGQQHQSHHSSSHGGWQQASQTDRLADAYKILGIDANADGKEVKRAYRKLMNEHHPDKLMAKGLPPEMMNMAKEKSQEIQSAYDLIKKEKGFK is encoded by the coding sequence ATGCAGATTTTTGGCAAAATTCTTGGTGCCTTTTTTGGTTTTTTGTTCGGCGGGGTGTTTGGGGCGCTGTTCGGTTTATTTATTGGTCACCAGTTCGACAAAGCACGACGCTTGAGTCAAGCGGGCTTTAAAACCGCAGGTTTTGGCCAAGGACCAAGTCAAGCTCAGCGACAAGAGGAGTTTTTTAAGTCCGCTTTTGCTGTTATGGGGCATGTAGCTAAAGCAAAAGGCCAAGTCACCAAGGAAGAGATCCAACTTGCCAGTGCAATGATGGATCGAATGAGCTTGCATGGCGAACAGCGCAGAGCAGCGCAAGATGCGTTTCGTGAAGGTAAAGAACGTGATTTCCCTCTGGAACAAGTCTTAGAGAGAGTTAAAATTGCCACTAGTGGCCGTTTTGATTTATTGCAGTTCTTTTTGGAATTACAGATCTCTGCGGCTTTTGCCGATGGCGATGTGCATCCAAGTGAACGAAATGTATTGCACAAGATTGCGCGAGGTTTAGGATTTTCGTCTGAACAGCTCGAGCGTCGTTTGCAGATGCAAGAAGCGGCATTTCGTTTCCAACGTCAGGGCGGATTTGGGGGACAACAGCATCAATCTCATCACTCATCTTCTCACGGTGGCTGGCAGCAAGCGTCGCAAACTGACCGTCTCGCGGATGCCTATAAGATCTTGGGCATTGACGCCAATGCCGATGGCAAAGAGGTGAAGCGCGCTTATCGTAAGTTAATGAATGAGCACCACCCTGATAAATTGATGGCAAAAGGTCTACCGCCAGAAATGATGAATATGGCGAAAGAAAAATCGCAAGAAATTCAAAGTGCTTACGATCTTATTAAGAAAGAAAAAGGCTTCAAGTAG
- the lptD gene encoding LPS assembly protein LptD: MQHFSRTFLAASIATALFAPYAQAEAILNNSVQEMPTTDQCLVDAEKNDANAEIVIQADNLQAINGDKAIYSGDVEVTQGNKKITAESVTLHQQENIVVAEGNVTFNDGEVKASSSKVTNNMTSETFSLENTEYQFLCQQGRGQAAYIAKTGQAVYELEDGSITSCPADDNAWRLVASSIEVDQNEETATFYHPRFEVLDVPVFYAPYLTLPIGNTRKTGFLFPSVNYGSSDGLEIEVPFYWNIAPNYDLTLTTLYMQQRGVKQDADFRYLSDGWGAGELKGEYLPGDEKYNDEDRWGYQYKHDGIINKQWLVSLDYSQVSDIDYFRDLSSDLGNREDGQLMQQGKVAYRSDFWDMSLQVRDFQILLQDNNQPYRLLPQVKFNFYTPLLGNYLNFDVKSELTQFDIQDASKPNALRAHVEPGLTIPLSTSWATWTTEARLLATYYQQDLDRLTDPTLKSQLDETVARVIPEYRSHARIYLEREAKLFEGYTQSLEPQIQYLYVPEEEQGNIYNYDTTLLQTDYYGLFRSRKYSSIDKIAAANQLSYGASTRFFDDEYKERLNISFGQIYYIDKKTKLTGNQEETSNYSSWAVETDFNYEDFLFYHGGIQYDIDLNAMQLANSTLEYQFTDGFIQGNYRYVTKDYIEDTISFDELDKITRKGISQAGIVGAYNINRHWSASGQYYYDLTEEIDLEWMASLRYQSDCWYIGFTYTNQLVKWRNDVVGGDSNNPVYDTNISVNFGIQGFATKNKAETAAKELDSTDNAITYGRPFYLNN; this comes from the coding sequence ATGCAACATTTCTCCCGGACATTTTTAGCGGCTTCAATTGCCACCGCTCTGTTTGCCCCCTACGCTCAAGCTGAAGCGATATTAAACAACAGTGTGCAGGAAATGCCCACTACAGATCAATGCTTGGTCGACGCTGAAAAAAATGATGCGAATGCTGAAATCGTGATTCAAGCGGATAACCTGCAAGCCATCAATGGTGACAAAGCCATTTACTCGGGCGATGTTGAAGTCACTCAAGGCAACAAAAAAATTACGGCAGAATCGGTCACCTTGCATCAACAAGAAAACATTGTTGTGGCAGAAGGTAATGTCACTTTCAATGATGGCGAAGTCAAAGCAAGCTCTAGCAAAGTCACCAATAATATGACGTCAGAGACCTTCTCGCTAGAAAATACTGAATATCAGTTTCTTTGCCAGCAAGGACGAGGCCAAGCTGCCTACATCGCAAAAACAGGCCAAGCGGTTTACGAATTAGAAGATGGCTCTATCACCTCTTGTCCTGCGGATGACAACGCATGGCGTTTGGTCGCATCCAGTATTGAAGTTGATCAAAATGAAGAAACCGCAACGTTCTACCACCCACGGTTTGAAGTGCTCGACGTACCGGTTTTTTATGCTCCCTACCTTACTCTACCGATCGGCAATACTCGTAAAACGGGTTTTCTTTTCCCATCAGTGAACTATGGTTCTAGCGATGGTTTAGAAATCGAAGTTCCTTTCTACTGGAACATTGCACCTAACTACGATTTAACGCTCACTACACTCTACATGCAACAGCGTGGGGTGAAGCAAGATGCTGACTTCCGCTATCTAAGCGATGGCTGGGGGGCTGGTGAACTCAAAGGTGAATACTTACCTGGGGATGAAAAATACAACGATGAAGATCGTTGGGGTTATCAGTACAAACATGATGGCATCATCAATAAGCAGTGGTTGGTTTCTCTCGACTACTCTCAAGTCAGTGATATCGATTACTTCCGGGACTTGAGCTCCGATCTAGGTAACCGAGAAGACGGTCAACTGATGCAACAAGGCAAAGTGGCTTACCGCTCAGACTTTTGGGATATGTCGCTGCAAGTGCGAGATTTCCAAATCTTATTGCAAGATAACAATCAACCTTATCGACTGCTGCCGCAGGTGAAGTTCAACTTTTACACTCCACTGCTTGGCAATTATCTCAACTTTGACGTTAAAAGTGAGTTAACGCAATTTGACATTCAAGATGCCTCGAAACCGAATGCACTGCGTGCGCACGTAGAGCCAGGTTTAACCATTCCCCTCTCGACCAGTTGGGCAACATGGACGACCGAAGCACGTCTTTTAGCCACCTACTATCAGCAAGATCTTGATAGATTAACCGACCCAACGCTGAAGTCTCAGTTGGATGAAACCGTTGCGCGTGTCATTCCTGAATACCGCTCTCATGCTCGTATTTATCTTGAGCGTGAAGCGAAACTCTTTGAAGGCTACACGCAAAGTTTGGAGCCACAAATTCAGTACCTCTATGTACCGGAAGAAGAACAGGGCAATATCTACAACTACGATACGACGCTGCTACAAACCGATTATTACGGCCTCTTCCGCAGTCGTAAGTACAGTAGTATCGACAAAATCGCCGCAGCAAACCAACTGAGTTATGGTGCCAGTACTCGCTTCTTTGACGATGAGTACAAAGAGCGTTTGAACATCTCTTTCGGTCAAATTTACTACATTGACAAGAAAACCAAATTGACTGGTAACCAAGAAGAAACGTCAAACTATTCCTCTTGGGCCGTAGAGACCGATTTCAACTACGAAGACTTTTTGTTCTATCACGGAGGCATCCAATACGACATCGATCTCAATGCGATGCAGTTGGCCAACAGCACCTTGGAATACCAGTTTACCGATGGCTTTATTCAAGGTAATTATCGCTATGTCACCAAAGATTACATCGAAGATACCATCAGCTTTGATGAGTTAGACAAGATTACCCGCAAAGGCATTTCACAAGCGGGGATTGTTGGGGCCTACAATATTAATCGCCATTGGTCTGCGAGCGGTCAGTATTATTACGATTTGACCGAAGAGATCGACTTGGAATGGATGGCTAGTTTGCGTTACCAATCAGATTGTTGGTATATCGGTTTTACTTACACCAACCAATTAGTGAAATGGCGCAATGATGTGGTCGGCGGCGATAGTAACAATCCGGTCTACGATACCAACATTAGCGTAAACTTTGGTATTCAAGGTTTTGCTACTAAGAACAAAGCAGAAACTGCTGCAAAAGAATTGGATAGCACAGATAACGCGATTACCTACGGTCGCCCTTTCTATCTGAATAATTAG